The window CGTTCCCAACCCGGAAGGGAATTTTCAGCTACGGACAGCGATCGATAAGGCTCGGGCGGCTGGAATTCCCAATGAGAATATTGAGCGGGCGATTGCCAAAGGAGCGGGCAAATTTGGGCCTGATAATGCCGCTCTGGAAGCAATCCGCTACGAGGGTTATGGCCCTGGTGGGGTGGCCATTTTGATTGAGGCCCTGACTGATAATCGCAACCGAACAGCAGCGGACCTGCGGACTGCCTTTAGTAAGTATGGCGGTAACCTGGGGGAGACTGGCTGTGTCAGTTGGATGTTTGCCCAGATGGGGGTGGTCATGCTCTCTGGTCAGGTGGATGAGGATGCGCTGCTGGAGGCCTCGATCGAGGGGGGAGCAGAAACCTACGAACTATTCGAGGATGAGGAATCTGTGGGGGCGGAGGTGTTTACGGCGGTTCCCAACCTGGAACTGTTGGGTAAAGCCTTACAGGCGAGGGGATATGTTGTCAAACAGTCGGAACTGCGCTGGATTCCGCAGAATTCTGTGGATGTCACTGCACCGGATCAGGCCCGCCTGCTCTTGAAGCTGATGGATGCCCTGGAAGACCTGGACGACGTGCAGAGCGTAACGGCAAATTTTGACATGGCCGAAGAATTGATGTCCTGCAGCCTGGTTTGACGGGGTTACGGATGGGTTAGGGTTGCATGCTACGTCTCTACACCGCAACCCCACAACCGTTTTACAATTTAGGCGTAACCAAAATTTTTTTAACAAAACGGACCGTGATGCTATCTGTTGAAACTGCTAGACCTGAATCGGGGTCATCGATTTTGGAGCCTGATGGAGTGACGCAATCCAGGTCTGAGTTCCAGGAAATTGAGTCTCTGGAGCTGGACTGTGATGTGGCGATCGTGGGGGGAGGCATTATCGGTGCTACCCTGGCCTGTGCTCTCTCTGAATCGGGGCTGCAGGTGATTTTGATTGAGTCCCAGGTTGGTTCGATCGCCGCTGCCAAGGGCCAGGCTTATGCCTTTTCGATTCTTTCCAGCCGGATTTTTCAGGGGCTGGGGCTGTGGGATGACGTGGCACCCCGGATCTCGGCCTGTACAGAAATTCGGCTGTCGGATGCGGATTATCCTGAGACGGTCCAATTTACGCCTGCTGATCTGGGGACGGAGACGCTGGTGTATGTGGCGGAGCATGCTGTTCTGCTGGAGGTATTGCAGCATCGCCTCCGACAATCTGCCCAGGTGCGATATCTTTGTCCGGCCCAGGTGCAGGCGGTGCACTATGGAGACGAAGGGGCGGTGGTGCAGGCGGTGCAGGGGGGCAGCCCGATCGTGCTCCGGAGCCGGTTGGTGGTGGCAGCGGATGGATCTCGCTCCCAGACCCGTGCGGCTGCCGGGATTAAAACTCACGGCTGGCCTTACTGGCAATCCTGCATTGTCTGCTGTGTACAACCGGAGCGTCCGGCGACCCACATTGCCCATGAACGCTTTCAGCCCAGTGGCCCCTTTGCCATTCTGCCTTTGCCTGATGGGGTTTGTCGAATTGTCTGGACGGCTCCCCACGCCGATGCCCATGCCCTCTGTGCCTTGCCAGATGAGCAGTTTCTGACGGAATTGACCCACCGCTTTGGCGATCACATGGGCAGGCTCTCTTTGGTGGGGGGGCGGTATGTCTTCCCGGTGCAATTGATGCAGAGCGATCGTTACATTGGGCAGCGGCTGGCCCTGGTGGGGGATGCAGCTCATGGGTGCCATCCTGTAGGAGGGCAGGGCCTGAATATGGGGATTCGGGATGCAGCGGCTCTGGCCCAGGTATTGCAGGAGGCCCATCAGCAGGGCCAGGATATTGGAACGGTGTCGGTACTGCGGCAGTATGAGCGCTGGCGGCGGTGGGAAAATTTGTGGATTCTGGCCTTTACCGACTTTCTCGATCGCTGCTTCTCTAGCCAATGGCCACCAGTGATCGGATTGCGGCGTCGAGGGCTCTGGCTCTTGAACCATGTCCAGCCTGTCAGAAGATTGGCCTTGCGTCTGATGACGGGGTTAATGGGCCGATCGCCCCGACTGGCCCAACCCGATCGTTAAGGCCAAAACTATCAGGGGCGCGGTAATCGCGCCCCTAAAACATATCGGTCACTTACCCAAATTAAACGGGTAGAATTTTAATATTGAGCTTAATCATCGGCCAGTTTGACATTCCTAGCTAGACCCAAAAGCTGCAGCACTTGAATCGTCATCCAGGTGAAGTCAATTTCCCACCAGCGCAAGCCATGGCGGGCAGAATACTGATAGGCATGGTGGTTGTTGTGCCAGCCTTCGCCAAAGGTCAATAGGGCAACCCACCAGCAGTTGGTAGAGCGATCGCCGGAATCGTAGGTCTGGTAACCAAAGGCGTGGGTGGCACTGTTTACAAACCAGGTGAAGTGATAGACCATCACCAGGCGAACAAAAATTCCCCAAACCACAAAGGACCAGCCTCCGAGAAAATACAGTCCGATCGCTAGGGCAATCTGGACAGGCAGGAAGTACTCTTCCAGGAATTGATAAACCGGATCGCCGCTGATGTCTTTGGTAAATCGGGGAATTTCTTGCTTGGCCGGAACTTCATAGAGCATCCAGCCCATGTGACTCCACCAGAATCCTTTGCCGGAGTCATGGTGGTCATTATCCTGGTCTGAATGCAGGTGGTGGTGGCGGTGCAACCCAATCCACTCAATCACCCCGCCCTGGCAGGCCAAACTACCGCAAAACACCAGAAAATACTCCAGCCATTTAGGCACCTGGAAGCTACGATGGGTAACCAGTCGGTGTAACCCCAGGGTAATTCCCAGTCCACCGGTAATCCAGTAAAGAAATACCATTAAGCCTACCGCTGTCCAGCTAAAATTACTGGGCAGAAAAGCAAATAAAGCACCAGCATGGACAATAGCCATGAACAGGATAACGTGCCATGAGTAGGGACGTTTGGTTGAAGTTGCAATAGTCATTCAGAGGCCTTTTTAAGTTGTTAATCAGGTTTTGCGGTCACGAGAGAAGTCCCTGACACATTGGATGCATCAGTATTGCACAATACATTCCCCCGAAGACCTATAATGCTCTCCGCAAAGGGGAACGGGTTACAAATGATTAGTTTAAAGTTAGAAAACTTAGAAGACGGTCTTTTTTCGATTTTTTCTGGTATTGACGCCCAGGTCAAGGAAAATCTCCAGCGGGTGCTGACAGCCTTTCGACGCTACCGGATAGGCAGCCACCATTTCGCTGGGGTAACGGGGTATGGGCATGACGATCTGGGGCGGCAGGCCCTGGATCAGGTCTTTGCTGAGGTGATGGGGGCAGAGGCCGCGATCGTGCGGGTGCAATTTGTCTCCGGCACCCATGCGATCGCCTGTGCCCTCTACGGCATTTTGCGTCCCGGAGATGAGTTGCTGGCGGTTGCAGGCCATCCTTATGACACGCTGGAGGAAGTGATTGGCCTGCGGGGGAAAAACCAGGGCTCCCTGGCGGAATTTGGTGTGACTTACCGGGAACTGGATCTGACGCCCGCCAATAGCCTGGATTGGGAGGGACTGGCAATGGCGGTGGGAGCAAAGACCCGCATGGTCTTAATTCAGCGATCCTGTGGGTATTCCTGGCGGCCCAGTCTGACGATCGCGGAAATCGAGCGGATCGTGCGCCTGGTGAAACAGCAGAATCCCCAGACGATTTGCTTTGTGGACAACTGCTACGGGGAATTCGTGGAAAATCGAGAACCCCCTGCCGTAGGTGCAGATCTGATTGCCGGGTCTCTGATCAAGAATCCGGGCGGGACGATCGTCCCAGCCGGAGGATATGTGGCCGGTCGAGCCGATTTGGTGGAAGCGGCGGCCTGTCGCCTGACGGCTCCGGGGGTGGGCAGTTCCGGGGGGGCGACGTTTGACCAGAATCGGCTGCTGTTCCAGGGACTGTTTCTGGCCCCCCAGATGGTGGGGGAGGCGATGAAAGGCAATTGGCTGACGGCTCAGGTGTTTCATCAACTGGGCTATCCGGTCAAACCGCTGCCCGATGCACCCCAGCGGGATGTGATTCAGGCGATTCAATTGGGTTCACCTGAGAAATTGATTGCCTTCTGTCGGGCAATTCAGCAAAATTCCCCGATCGGATCCTATCTGGACCCGGTGCCCGCCGAGATGCCCGGTTACGAGAGTCAACTGGTAATGGCTGGAGGCACCTTCATTGATGGCAGTACCTCCGAGTTCTCGGCGGACGGGCCTCTGCGAGAGCCTTATGTGGTTTACTGCCAAGGGGGTACCCACTGGACCCATGTGGCGATCGCCCTGGAGACAGCGGTGGCAGTGGTGGGCCCGGCCTGACTGGCAGACCCACCCCGGCTCTGCGGGCCATCCCTCCTGGGAGCAGCAGGGCCACTTGCTTTGTCTAAACCAGTTCACCGGTTTCCTGAAGGGAATGCAGGCGATGGTAGATGCCCGCCTGTTGCAACAGTTCGGTATGGCTACCGATCTCAGCAATTCGTCCTTGGTCCAGAACTACGATCTGGTCTGCTTCCCGGACTGTACTGAGCCGGTGGGCAATGATGATCAGGGTGCGGGTGCCAAAAAGGTTCCGCATGGCTAACTGAATCGATCGTTCAGACTCGTAATCCAAACTGGAAGTGGCTTCATCGAAGACCAGGATGTCTGGGTCTACCAGTAGAGCGCGGGCAATGCCCAATCGCTGACGCTGGCCTCCAGACAGGCGCAGCCCCCGTTCGCCGACGATCGTCTTATACCCTCTGGGCAGATGTTGGACAAATTCATCCACTCGGGCAATCTGGCAGGCTTCCTCCACCCGGGCCAAGGGAACCGTTGGATTGCCATAGGTGAGGTTATCCAACAGGGTGCCGTTGAAGACATCCACCTCCTGGTGAACGATCGCCAAGCGTCGTCGGTAGCGGGTCACATCCAGCCTCCGGATGTCTTCCCCATCCACCAGAATGCTGCCCTGGGTCGGCTCAAAATAGCGAAACAGTAATTTCACCAGGGTAGATTTGCCGGAGCCCGATCGGCCCACCAGGGCCACAGTCTGACAGGGTTCAATCAGGAGATTAATGTCTTGTAACACTGGGCGGACTGGGTCGTACCCAAAGCTGAGATTGGAGAAATGGACTTTCCCCGTGAACTGATAGGGCGGCAGGGGTGGGTTCAGTTCAACCAGATTAGCAGCATCGGAGCCGATCGGATGGTGCATGAACTCATGAAACCGGGCCATGGAGGCATAGCGACGGGCAAAGACTTCAGCCAGGTTACTGATCGGTTCCAACTCGGCATAAGCCATGCTGGAGATGGTCAGGGTGGTGACGAAGTGACCCAGGGAGATCTGGCCTTTGACGGTGGCAAACAGGGTGAAGGCCAGGATACCAAAGACACAGGTCTGGACGATCGTCCGGTGCCACATGTTCAACTTGACGTAACCAAAATGGACTCGGTAATCCAGGACTTTGAATTCCCGATCCCAACGTTGCTTCTGCCGTTTGAGTTCGGAAGATTCTGTAGCAAAGGCTTTGATGGTTTTAATGTTTGTGACAATTTCAGAGTTACGACTTTCTGTTTCTTCCATGTAATGGTCCAGCATGGTCTCCTGGGTGACCAGTTGCTGCAAATTCTGAAGGGTAAACCCCAGAATGAAGATGAAGGAAGCTAGAAATAACAGGGCGATTCGCCACTCAATTAGCCCAATCACAATGAAGATGCCCAGTACTCGAACCAGTTTGGGAACCAGTTGACCCGTGATTTCTGGATAGGTCCAGGTGTGGTTGGAGATTCCTCTGGCAACTCGTCCAGCGATCCGGCCTGGATTGTTCTCGTCATAGAATTCCAGGGGCAGGGTCAGAACCTTTTCCAGAGCTTTCTGGGAATGGTCTCGACGAGCCCGAAAAGCTGTATCCCACTGAAACCAGTGGCCCAGCCACGGTTGGATGGGGGCCCGGACAACCGTAACCAGACAGATTATGGTGAGCAGAACTCCTAGGGCCAGTTCACGACTGGAGGAAGTGCCAACCAGGGTTGCAGAACGGTCAATCAGATGTTGTAGAGGGCTGTCTACAGCCTGACTGGACAATACATTCAGAATTTGTCCGATCGCATAGGGAACCACCAGGTCAATCACCTCAAACAGACTGACCATCACAACACTAAAGAGGGTAATCAACCAGTAGTGTCGATAATATTTCAGGATGTCATTGAACTTAGCCACAATACCCCCTCTAACAGATCGCTAGAATGGTTTAGGGATCGTTATTATATGCTACAAAATAATACTTATACTACAACCCGATCGGGTGAACCTGTTTAGTTGATCTGACTACCCAGAGGCCCTACATCTCAAACGGTCAGCGGTTTTTACGGGTTCGGTATTAATGGTCTAGCCGTTATACTCAGCAGAAGGCATGATTCGTTATGGCAGGTAGGGAACTCTAGATTTAGTTTTGTTTTTGAGCATCTACTTATGTTGGAAAGGACACTGGGAGGAAGGTATCAGATTGTCCGGCATTTGGGAGGCGGTGGATTTGGGCAAACTTTCTTAGCCAGGGATTTGCACCTACCCAACCAACCCGCTTGTGTAGTCAAACAGCTTAAGCCTAAAACCTCCAGCCCCATTGCACTCCAGACTGCAAGATCCCTGTTTAACAAGGAAGCGGAGGTGCTTTATATTCTGGGGGAGCACGATCGGATTCCCCGGCTCTTCGCCCATTTTGAGGAAAATCGGGAATTTTACCTGGTGCAGGAATTTGTCGAGGGGCAAACACTCAACCAGGAGATTGTGGTGGGGAACACCCTCCGGGCATCCCAGGTGCTGGAAATCCTGGTGGATGTGTTGCAGACCTTGCAGTTTGTCCATCAGCAGCAGGTGATTCATCGAGATATCAAGCCCTCTAATCTGATTCGCCGCCAGGAAGATGGTCGGATTGTCCTGATCGACTTTGGGGCTGTGAAGCAGATGGGGATACCGGTGATCGAGAACTATGACCCCACCACATTGACGATCGCCATTGGTTCCCCCGGGTTTACACCAAATGAGCAGATTGCCGGGAAGCCCCGCTTCAGCAGCGATCTCTATGCTCTGGGGGTTCTGTGTATTTGCGCTCTAACTGGGGTGGGATCACAACAGTTACGGGAGGATCCCCGTACCAGTGAATTGCTCTGGCGCGATTCTGTTGAGATCGATCCACATCTGGCAGATGTGCTAGATCGAATGGTCCGATTTGATTTTCGCCAGCGCTATCAGTCTGCCGGAGAGGTCTTGCAAGCATTGCAGCCCCTGATAGAACCTATGATCTTGCCTGCGGCAGAGGGGCCTCCCGCTCCAGGGATAACGCCAGTCGATGCAGAATTCTATCTGGTCTGGCTGGAGCGAGGAGATGAATTGTTTCAGTCCCAGCGATATGAGGATGCGATCTCAGCCTATGACAAGGTGATTCAGATTCGACCAGAGGAGTATCTGGCCTGGTTTAAGCGGGGAATTGTGCTGGAGACTCTGAATCAGTATGAGCAGGCTCTGGGGGCTTATGACCGGGTGATTCAGTTGCGGCCTAAGGATTACCTGGCCTGGTTAAAGCGAGGAAAAGTACTGGAAAACTTGCACCAGTATGAAGAGGCAGTTGCAGCCTATGACCAGGTGGTGCAAATCCAACCCAATAATTACTGGGCCTGGTGTGACAAGGGGAGAGTCCTGGAGACTCTGCACCAGTATGAGGCTGGGGCGACAGCGTTTGATCGGGCAGTACAACTGAAGGCCGATTTTCGAGTGGCGATCGAAGGTCGTAAGCGGGTTCTGGTGGCATTGGATCAGATTGATACCCTCTATCATTTAGAGCACTATGAGGAGGTGCTGGTCAGTTGCCAGCGCTTGACTCAGGCCCAACCGCAGAATTGCCATGCCTGGTTGATGCTGGGGATGGCTCTGGAGAAGTTACAGCAGTACGAGCAGGCTCTGGCTGCCTATCATCAGGTGGTGCAGTTGCAGCCAGAAGATTCGATGGCTTGGTTTAACCAGGCGAAGGTCCTGGAAAAGTTACATCGTTATCAGGAGGCTGCCATGACCTACGAGCAAGTAGTGCAGTTGCAGCCTGGGCATTACTGGTCCTGGTATGACCGGGGCCGGATGCTGGAGAAATTGCAGCAGTATGAGGCTGCGATCGCGGCCTTCGATCAAGCTGTCCGGCTGAAGTCGGATTTCCAGCCTGCAGTAGAGGCCCGCAAGCAGGTTCTGGGTATGCTGAGCCGAAGTGAGCAGATTTCTCGCTCCAGGGGCGCACATCCTGGAGACAGCCAACTCATCTGGTTGCACCGGGGAATGGCCCTGGAAACAGAGCATCGATATGAGGAAGCTCTGGTTGCCTATCGGCAGGCGATCATACTGAAGGAGAATGGTGTGGAAGTTTGGCGGCGGCAGGGGCAGCTACTTTATCAGTTGGGCCATTTTGAGGAAACTGTGGCTGCTTATGAACAGGTTGTTAACCTGGATCCAGAGGATGGGAGTGCCTGGTTCTGTATGGGGGGAGCCCTGGCCCGGTTGAAGCGCTTTCGGGCAGCCGTGGCTGCTTTCGATCGGGCCATTCAGGTGAATCCGGAACGGGCTGAGTTCTGGTATTGGCGGGGTCGGGGACTGCAAGAACTGCAGGATTATGGAGAGGCGCTGGTTTGCCATGAACAGGCGATCGCCCTCAATCCAGCATTTCAGGCGGCGCTGGCCAGCCGTCAACAGGTGCTGGCTCGGTTAGGCCGATCGGTAAAGACAACAGAGGCGTTGTAAACAACGCCTCCCAAAGAACGATAAGTCTGATGGATTGGGGATCTAAAATCCTCGGAAGTTGTAACCAATGCCTAACACAACACCAACATCGACGGAGTCGAAGAAGGCAAAGTTAAACCCAGCAGTTCCCGTAAATTGGGGACCCAGAGGAACATCTACCCCTGCAGTGAGCAGGGGGCGAATGTAGCTGGTGTTCCCAGTTGAGATCGCCAGACCCCCTCCAAAGTAGGGTCCTAATCGATATCCCCCTTCCAGTACATAGGGGCTAAAGTCAAAAGTAACTGGCAGAGTGATGTAAACATCATTGCGAATCAGCAACATGGGTCGCACAGAAATATCTGGGTTCAGACCAATTTTGCTGAAGATCGCGAAACTGACATCATTGGTCAGGGCATTTTTACTGCCACTGATACCCAGGTTTGCTCCAAATCCAATGAAGCTGTAACTGGTTCTGGTCGCTGTACCAGGGGTAATCTGCACATCCGTCAGGGGAGGGGGGGCTTGGGCCACCGATTGGTCTGCAGGAGGGGTGGGTGCAAGGACAGCAGCAGAGGTTAGGGCTGTGCCCGGTGCCGGAACGAAGGGAAGTTTTTTGCTGGAGAAAGCGGTGGTTACTTGGGAGTTCAGGCCGGGGATCGGGGTGTGAGTTGGCACAGAGTCTTGTAGGCGCAGGGTCTGCCAGTCTTCCTGGGGTAGAGTTGGCGCAGAAGACGGACTTAAGTTGGGAGATTCAGTCTGGGTTGTTTGAACTGCAAGGGGAGATACAACAGAGTCAGAAGGAGCCCCATCAGGAGTGGTGGCCTGGGCGAATGGCATATAGCCAAAAATCCCGGCAACAGGCAGGCTCAGTATGACAGTCAGAGATCTTGAAAAATTTGTTTTCACAGGTCTACTTCCTCGCACCGCTTAACTGGATTTTGGGACTTAGTCTATCCACAGATTCTAAATTAATTTATTAGTAAATAGAATCAAATTGTTGATTAATTTATTAGTAAATAACATGGAACTTCTGATAGCTGATGGCCGGATATAGGGATTCTGTTGAAAGACTGCTCAGTCACCTGGCCACTTCAAAAAATTAGAGATTTGATAGATTGCGAAAGATTCAGGAGCCCTATAGTTCATCTATTCCCCCGCATTTAACGATCG of the Leptolyngbya sp. 'hensonii' genome contains:
- a CDS encoding acyl-CoA desaturase, translating into MTIATSTKRPYSWHVILFMAIVHAGALFAFLPSNFSWTAVGLMVFLYWITGGLGITLGLHRLVTHRSFQVPKWLEYFLVFCGSLACQGGVIEWIGLHRHHHLHSDQDNDHHDSGKGFWWSHMGWMLYEVPAKQEIPRFTKDISGDPVYQFLEEYFLPVQIALAIGLYFLGGWSFVVWGIFVRLVMVYHFTWFVNSATHAFGYQTYDSGDRSTNCWWVALLTFGEGWHNNHHAYQYSARHGLRWWEIDFTWMTIQVLQLLGLARNVKLADD
- a CDS encoding ABC transporter ATP-binding protein; translation: MAKFNDILKYYRHYWLITLFSVVMVSLFEVIDLVVPYAIGQILNVLSSQAVDSPLQHLIDRSATLVGTSSSRELALGVLLTIICLVTVVRAPIQPWLGHWFQWDTAFRARRDHSQKALEKVLTLPLEFYDENNPGRIAGRVARGISNHTWTYPEITGQLVPKLVRVLGIFIVIGLIEWRIALLFLASFIFILGFTLQNLQQLVTQETMLDHYMEETESRNSEIVTNIKTIKAFATESSELKRQKQRWDREFKVLDYRVHFGYVKLNMWHRTIVQTCVFGILAFTLFATVKGQISLGHFVTTLTISSMAYAELEPISNLAEVFARRYASMARFHEFMHHPIGSDAANLVELNPPLPPYQFTGKVHFSNLSFGYDPVRPVLQDINLLIEPCQTVALVGRSGSGKSTLVKLLFRYFEPTQGSILVDGEDIRRLDVTRYRRRLAIVHQEVDVFNGTLLDNLTYGNPTVPLARVEEACQIARVDEFVQHLPRGYKTIVGERGLRLSGGQRQRLGIARALLVDPDILVFDEATSSLDYESERSIQLAMRNLFGTRTLIIIAHRLSTVREADQIVVLDQGRIAEIGSHTELLQQAGIYHRLHSLQETGELV
- a CDS encoding YebC/PmpR family DNA-binding transcriptional regulator, whose product is MAGHSKWANIKRQKARVDAVKGKVFTKISREIIVAARSGVPNPEGNFQLRTAIDKARAAGIPNENIERAIAKGAGKFGPDNAALEAIRYEGYGPGGVAILIEALTDNRNRTAADLRTAFSKYGGNLGETGCVSWMFAQMGVVMLSGQVDEDALLEASIEGGAETYELFEDEESVGAEVFTAVPNLELLGKALQARGYVVKQSELRWIPQNSVDVTAPDQARLLLKLMDALEDLDDVQSVTANFDMAEELMSCSLV
- a CDS encoding FAD-dependent hydroxylase — translated: MTQSRSEFQEIESLELDCDVAIVGGGIIGATLACALSESGLQVILIESQVGSIAAAKGQAYAFSILSSRIFQGLGLWDDVAPRISACTEIRLSDADYPETVQFTPADLGTETLVYVAEHAVLLEVLQHRLRQSAQVRYLCPAQVQAVHYGDEGAVVQAVQGGSPIVLRSRLVVAADGSRSQTRAAAGIKTHGWPYWQSCIVCCVQPERPATHIAHERFQPSGPFAILPLPDGVCRIVWTAPHADAHALCALPDEQFLTELTHRFGDHMGRLSLVGGRYVFPVQLMQSDRYIGQRLALVGDAAHGCHPVGGQGLNMGIRDAAALAQVLQEAHQQGQDIGTVSVLRQYERWRRWENLWILAFTDFLDRCFSSQWPPVIGLRRRGLWLLNHVQPVRRLALRLMTGLMGRSPRLAQPDR
- a CDS encoding methionine gamma-lyase family protein translates to MISLKLENLEDGLFSIFSGIDAQVKENLQRVLTAFRRYRIGSHHFAGVTGYGHDDLGRQALDQVFAEVMGAEAAIVRVQFVSGTHAIACALYGILRPGDELLAVAGHPYDTLEEVIGLRGKNQGSLAEFGVTYRELDLTPANSLDWEGLAMAVGAKTRMVLIQRSCGYSWRPSLTIAEIERIVRLVKQQNPQTICFVDNCYGEFVENREPPAVGADLIAGSLIKNPGGTIVPAGGYVAGRADLVEAAACRLTAPGVGSSGGATFDQNRLLFQGLFLAPQMVGEAMKGNWLTAQVFHQLGYPVKPLPDAPQRDVIQAIQLGSPEKLIAFCRAIQQNSPIGSYLDPVPAEMPGYESQLVMAGGTFIDGSTSEFSADGPLREPYVVYCQGGTHWTHVAIALETAVAVVGPA
- a CDS encoding serine/threonine-protein kinase; its protein translation is MLERTLGGRYQIVRHLGGGGFGQTFLARDLHLPNQPACVVKQLKPKTSSPIALQTARSLFNKEAEVLYILGEHDRIPRLFAHFEENREFYLVQEFVEGQTLNQEIVVGNTLRASQVLEILVDVLQTLQFVHQQQVIHRDIKPSNLIRRQEDGRIVLIDFGAVKQMGIPVIENYDPTTLTIAIGSPGFTPNEQIAGKPRFSSDLYALGVLCICALTGVGSQQLREDPRTSELLWRDSVEIDPHLADVLDRMVRFDFRQRYQSAGEVLQALQPLIEPMILPAAEGPPAPGITPVDAEFYLVWLERGDELFQSQRYEDAISAYDKVIQIRPEEYLAWFKRGIVLETLNQYEQALGAYDRVIQLRPKDYLAWLKRGKVLENLHQYEEAVAAYDQVVQIQPNNYWAWCDKGRVLETLHQYEAGATAFDRAVQLKADFRVAIEGRKRVLVALDQIDTLYHLEHYEEVLVSCQRLTQAQPQNCHAWLMLGMALEKLQQYEQALAAYHQVVQLQPEDSMAWFNQAKVLEKLHRYQEAAMTYEQVVQLQPGHYWSWYDRGRMLEKLQQYEAAIAAFDQAVRLKSDFQPAVEARKQVLGMLSRSEQISRSRGAHPGDSQLIWLHRGMALETEHRYEEALVAYRQAIILKENGVEVWRRQGQLLYQLGHFEETVAAYEQVVNLDPEDGSAWFCMGGALARLKRFRAAVAAFDRAIQVNPERAEFWYWRGRGLQELQDYGEALVCHEQAIALNPAFQAALASRQQVLARLGRSVKTTEAL